One Dermatophagoides farinae isolate YC_2012a chromosome 6, ASM2471394v1, whole genome shotgun sequence genomic window carries:
- the LOC124493498 gene encoding uncharacterized protein LOC124493498, translating into MMSFGASRLLSRLRIVRASRRNMSSHDVPEQYRHWVRPNMDNGYPVPSQLYSEAYAARQAKYNKMLGLSVLFLLSAMGFCSMNGTFEFLSPPPRKVNIPLDKLQ; encoded by the coding sequence atgatgtCATTTGGAGCTTCAAGATTATTGTCCCGTTTACGTATAGTTCGTGCGAGCCGACGAAACATGTCCAGTCATGATGTACCAGAACAATATCGTCATTGGGTTCGACCAAATATGGATAATGGTTATCCTGTACCGAGTCAACTTTATTCGGAAGCCTATGCTGCTCGACAAGCTAAATACAATAAAATGCTTGGATTATCTGTATTGTTTTTGCTTTCAGCCATGGgtttttgttcaatgaatggtacattcgaatttttgtcaccaccaccacgtaAAGTTAATATTCCATTGGATAAACTTCAATGA
- the LOC124493495 gene encoding isoamyl acetate-hydrolyzing esterase 1 homolog, producing the protein MIKHTLKMWPKIILFGDSHTQRSFDPNNGCWGALLANKFQRVCDIIPRGFSGYNTRWCRIIMPKIFQQFKAEEIACVTILLGSNDSVPVSSVTGQHVPVDEYRTNMVAMINFLTSIGIDKNKIILIAPPNMHQDSFKRWSIEQNRPIIPETWEKDLVKYVDACRSIATEMNLSLLDLYTVFMAVKNDNDKLFNDGLHLSRDGGQLLYDNLLPLIMERVVRITGKPFTDQSMQYPYWRDVNTDDPEKSLHP; encoded by the exons ATGATCAAACACACCCTTAAAATGTGGCCTAAAATTATTCTATTTGGTGATTCACATACCCAACGAAGTTTTGATCCAAACAATGGATGTTGGGGTGCATTATTGGCCAATAAATTTCAaag AGTTTGCGACATAATACCACGAGGCTTTTCCGGTTACAATACCCGATGGTGTCGAATAATAATgccaaaaatatttcaacaatTCAAAGCGGAAGAGATTGCCTGTGTAACAATTTTACTTGGATCTAATGATTCGGTACCCGTTTCAAGTGTTACCGGGCAACATGTACCCGTCGATGAATATCGTACCAATATGGTGgcaatgataaattttctaACATCAATCGgtattgataaaaataaaatcatacTGATTGCTCCACCAAATATGCATCAAGATTCATTTAAACGTTGGTCAATCGAACAGAATCGTCCGATCATACCGGAAACATGGGAAAAAGATTTGGTCAAATATGTTGATGCTTGTCGATCGATTGCAAcagaaatgaatttatcattattagatCTATACACGGTATTCATGGCCGTcaagaatgataatgataaattattcaacGATGGTTTACATCTATCACGTGATGGTGGCCAATTACTTTATGATAATCTATTGCCATTAATAATGGAACGTGTTGTTCGTATCACCGGTAAACCATTCACAGATCAATCAATGCAATATCCATATTGGAGAGATGTGAACACGGATGATCCGGAAAAATCACTTCATCCATAA
- the LOC124493656 gene encoding LOW QUALITY PROTEIN: uncharacterized protein LOC124493656 (The sequence of the model RefSeq protein was modified relative to this genomic sequence to represent the inferred CDS: substituted 3 bases at 3 genomic stop codons) translates to MKSLFINSTSQQRQKTCPPSYVSLDNDNEHLIHILRLERDRLIQRLQYESAIFLSDKIIAINGMNINDGFILVHCIYLSKQYQRAAHLIQHNNLHEMDVKCCCLLVKCLVNNHHSLLLLYNFLTFFLIIIICLLFXLXXMKIKNYKKALTIIDSCLKTRLLNDIKWRVPLLVLRSDAYECLDNRIDARQSLIKALEQNFLCYEAFYRITHHHMATKIEELDILCKLIMKSRSERSRFISSFMTDFMIFFYYIQLKKYDKPDRLFIRKPFQLFAENFDFLIAQAERHFYNFDLVQALEITSKLIEKDPHNFECLEIHISCLLSLERSIELFKLSQNLIDLYPEHEISWYSLGCYYHLIKKKAVSRRYLQKAVTLNNIFAPAWLLYGHSFSDDNEHDQVMATYFRASHLMPGCHLPLLYIGVEYARTENHKLGEKFICTALTKAPEDPLVLHELSVTAFHSDELLKADRYLRHALRALKYTENKDDDIRIQYEPLFSNMGHINRKLGRYNDAIEFFKKSLALSPNNSSTYSSIGLVYCMLDKFSEAVYYLDHAYGLNRLFKRDDVTKDLLDDALKFYPDSLQLPGQSDLPDLNQKLPTWIDCDNRIEMARNLAKTSSSSSSLMANENLKQQNNDNNDDSILMSNFRIIIFESNQMNRNDNYTNSPLSPVLEISLSSDNPDDIPLFPGEKIDAEINAREVTYICPYEGEIRGHLYLTNYKLYFKNDDEREPNKTRLVHVPLGTIKKIDKFGGSQTKGNNAYGIIVHCKDVRTLKFAHSPENHSRRDVFEKLRQYAFPLTYSSNKKMFCFEFKATYPVDGWSVYEPLAEFKRMNLPNESWRITKINDKYKLCDTYPAILVVPHNVTDNDLQAVAAFRSRARLPVLSWIHPESQASIVRCSQPLTGISGQRSTDDEKYIQMIMDANAQSHKIFIMDARPQTNAMANRTRGGGLENEHLYNNAEIQFLGIASIHPMRESLRKLTELCYGNIDDSLFMIELEKSQWLKHIQIILSGAVRIVDKIECQKTSVVVHCSDGWDRTSQLTSLAMLMLDPYYRTLRGFEVLIEKEWLSFGHKFAQRLGHGEDKSSDDNRSPVFLQWLDCVWQIQRQFPTAFEFNETLLLVIADHMYSCLFGTFLANSESTRKRDGILNKTKSIWSMVNTYRDEFLNACYTTAPTPYAIALTVSSTKDYVIVPRCAAPFIELWTSYFCRWNMNISPQSIDQIRLRNKELLAIRAALQKKVEESQKQLQNKYSRQSNAVSNAGHSNSSGPSSPSNSQLTNTNPNARIVNI, encoded by the exons atgaaaagtttattcatcaattcaacaaGTCAACAACGACAGAAAACATGTCCACCAAGCTATGTTTCTttggataatgataatgaacattTGATCCATATACTTCGTTTAGAAAGGGATAGATTAATTCAAAGATTACAATATGAATCGGCCATATTTCTTTCGGATAAAATCATAGCCATTAAtggaatgaatataaatgatggaTTCATATTGGTACATTGTATTTATCTATCCAAACAATATCAACGTGCTGCACATCTTATACAACATAATAATCTACATGAAATGGATGTAAAATGCTGTTGTTTACTAGTCAAATGTTTggtaaataatcatcattctttgttattgttatataACTTTttaaccttttttttgatcatcatcatttgtttacttttttgattataatagatgaaaatcaaaaattataaaaaagcTCTCACCATTATTGATTCATGTTTGAAAACACGATTACTAAATGATATTAAATGGCGTGTACCATTGCTTGTATTGCGAAGTGATGCATATGAATGTTTGGATAATCGTATCGATGCACGACAATCATTAATAAAAGCATTGGAACAGAATTTTCTTTGCTATGAAGCATTCTATCGTAttacacatcatcatatggcaACGAAAATCGAAGAATTAGATATTCTTTgtaaattaataatgaaaagtCGTTCAGAACGTTCAAGATTTATTAGTAGTTTTATGACAGATTTTATgatatttttctattatattcaattgaaaaaatatgataaacCTGATCGTTTATTTATACGGAAAccatttcaattgtttgctgaaaattttgattttcttattGCACAGGCCGAAAGACATTTCTATAATTTTGACCTAGTACAAGCATTGGAGATTACATCCAA gttaattgaaaaagatcCACATAATTTTGAATGTCTTGAGATACATATTTCATGTTTGCTCAGCCTTGAAAGATCTATTg aattattcaaattgtcacaaaatttgattgatttatatccGGAACATGAAATATCTTGGTATTCATTAGgctgttattatcatctgaTTAAAAAGAAAGCAGTATCACGTCGTTATCTACAAAAAGCAGTTACATTGAACAATATATTTGCACCAGCTTGGCTGCTGTATGGTCATTCATTTtccgatgataatgaacatgATCAAGTGATGGCCACATATTTTAGAGCATCACATCTTATGCCCGGTTGTCACCTGCCATTACTTTATATTGGTGTTGAATATGCTCGTACAGAGAATCATAAATTGggtgaaaaatttatctGTACCGCTTTGACAAAAGCACCGGAAGATCCATTAGTATTACATGAACTTTCAGTTACGGCATTTCATTCGGATGA ATTACTAAAAGCTGATCGTTATCTTCGACATGCTTTACGGGCGCTCAAATATACTGAaaacaaagatgatgatatccgTATTCAATATGAACCATTATTCAGTAATATGGGTCATATAAATCGTAAATTAGGTCGTTATAATGATgctattgaattttttaaaaaatcacTTGCACTTTCACCAAATAATTCGTCTACATATTCATCGATTGGTTTGGTATATTGTATGTTGGATAAATTTTCCGAAGCAGTTTATTATCTGGATCAT GCATATGGTTTGAATCGTCTATTCAAACGTGATGATGTAACAAAAGATCTGCTTGACGATGCATTGAAATTCTATCCGGATAGTTTACAATTACCAGGACAATCGGATTTACctgatttaaatcaaaaattaccCACATGGATCGATTGTGATAATCGAATAGAGATGGCTCGTAATCTTGccaaaacatcatcatcatcatcatcattaatggctaatgaaaatctaaaacaacagaataatgataataatgatgacagtatattgatg TCAAATTTtcgaatcattatttttgaatctaatcaaatgaatcgaaacGATAATTATACAAATTCACCGTTAAGTCCGGTATTGGAAATTAGTCTATCCAGTGATAATCCAGATGATATACCATTGTTTCCcggtgaaaaaattgatgccGAAATTAATGCTCGTGAAGTAACATACATTTGTCCATATGAAGGTGAAATACGAGGCCATCTTTATCTAACcaattataaattatattttaaaaatgatgatgaacgtgaACCGAATAAAACAAGATTGGTACATGTACCATTGGGCACGATCAAAAAGATTGATAAATTTGGTGGTTCACAAACGAAAGGCAACAATGCTTATGGTATAATTGTTCATTGTAAAGATGTACGAACGTTAAAATTTGCACATAGTCCAGAAAATCATTCACGACGtgatgtttttgaaaaacttCGTCAATATGCATTCCCATTGACCTATTCATCGAATaagaaaatgttttgttttgaattcaaa GCTACCTATCCAGTAGATGGTTGGTCAGTATATGAACCATTAGCTGAATTTAAACGAATGAATTTACCGAATGAATCATGGCGtataacaaaaattaatgataaatataaaCTATGCGATACATATCCAGCCATTCTGGTTGTTCCACATAATGTCACCGATAATGATCTACAAGCTGTTGCAGCATTTCGTAGTCGTGCACGATTACCAGTATTAAGTTGGATACATCCTGAATCACAAGCAAGTATTGTACGTTGTTCACAACCATTGACAGGTATTAGTGGACAACGTTCAacggatgatgaaaaatatattcaaatgataatggatgCAAATGCTCAATCAcataaaatatttattatggATGCTAGACCACAGACAAATGCAATGGCTAATCGTACCCGTGGTGGCGGtcttgaaaatgaacatttatataataatgctGAGATACAATTTCTTGGTATTGCTTCGATTCATCCGATGCGTGAAAGTTTACGAAAATTAACCGAACTTTGCTACggaaatattgatgattcattatttatgattgaattggaaaaatctCAATGGCTTAAACATATACAAATTATATTGAGCGGTGCTGTCAGAATTGtcgataaaattgaatgtcAAAAAACATCGGTTGTCGTACATTGTAGTGATGGATGGGATAGAACATCCCAGCTAACTAGTCTGGCCATGTTGATGCTTGATCCATATTATCGAACATTACGTGGTTTTGAAGTATTGATCGAAAAAGAATGGCTCAGTTTTGGACATAAATTCGCTCAACGACTTGGCCATGGTGAAGATAAATCATCGGATGATAATCGTTCACCGGTTTTTCTTCAATGGTTAGATTGTGTATGGCAAATTCAACGACAATTTCCTACCgcttttgaatttaatgaaacACTTTTATTGGTAATTGCCGATCATATGTATTCATGTTTATTCGGAACATTTTTGGCCAATTCCGAATCGACACGTAAACGTGACGGtatattgaataaaacaaaatccatATGGTCAATGGTGAATACATATAGAGATGAATTCCTAAATGCATGCTACACAACAGCACCCACACCATATGCCATCGCATTGACTGTATCATCGACTAAAGATTATGTTATCGTACCACGATGTGCTGCACCATTCATCGAATTATGGACCAGTTATTTTTGTCGTTGGAATATGAATATTTCACCACAATCCATTGATCAGATACGATTACGAAACAAAGAACTATTAGCAATACGAGCTGCATTACAGAAAAAAGTGGAAGAAtcacaaaaacaattacaGAATAAATATTCACGTCAATCGAATGCCGTATCAAATGCCGgccattcaaattcatccggaccatcatcaccatcgaatTCACAGTTAACGAATACAAATCCAAATGCAAGAATTGTTAATATCTAA
- the ATPsynC gene encoding ATP synthase, subunit C — protein MAYLQSTRVSNHIIRSMLLGRSSVRCMSGGVQQQMNEKLNTSSSMIPSRGLHTSLVRRDIDSAAKFIGAGAATVGVAGSGAGIGSVFGGLVVGYARNPSLKQQLFSYAILGFALSEAMGLFCLMMAFLLLFAF, from the exons ATGGCTTACCTTCAATCGACTCGTGTATCAAACCACATCATTCGATCAATG CTTTTGGGCAGATCAAGTGTTCGTTGCATGTCCGGTggtgtacaacaacaaatgaatgaaaaattgaatacatcatcatcaatgattccAAGTCGTGGTTTGCATACATCATTGGTACGACGAGATATTGATTCAGCTGCCAAATTTATCGGTGCTGGTGCCGCTACAGTTGGTGTTGCAGGTTCAGGTGCCGGTATTGGTTCCGTATTCGGTGGTTTAGTCGTTGGTTATGCTAGAAATCCATCGCTCAAACAACAACTTTTCTCATATGCCATTTTGGGTTTCGCCTTATCCGAAGCTATGGGTCTTTTCTGTCTTATGATGGCTTTCCTATTATTGTTTGCTTTCTAA
- the LOC124493497 gene encoding DNA polymerase epsilon subunit 3: MAGNSDFTIPLNVVTKIIAESLPEESTVTVEQDFIKALARAAHLFILYSTTRASEMAIGNNRRTVHPQDVLSAISFYGFDHLIPKLISWHRTYVDEKQRLKSKRTIDKKSNAEATTISSDQMEVEIITNDLDQSETINDGQFENDCDD; the protein is encoded by the exons ATGGCTGGCAATTCAGATTTCACCATACCATTGAATGTGGTGACCAAAATCATAGCCGAATCATTACCCGAGGAATCTACAG TAACGGTCGAACAAGATTTCATCAAAGCATTAGCACGTGCAGCACAtcttttcattctttattcaacaacacgTGCAAGCGAAATGGCCATAGGAAATAATCGACGAACCGTTCATCCACAGGATGTATTAAGCgctatttcattttatggTTTCGATCATCTAATACCGAAACTGATTAGTTGGCATAGAACTTATGTGGACGAAAAACAACGGCTTAAATCTAAACGAacgattgataaaaaatctaATGCAGAAGCGACAACTATTTCCAGTGATCAAATGGAAGTTGAAATCATTACGAATGATCTGGATCAATCTGAAACCATAAACGATGGTCAATTTGAAAACGATTGTGATGATTAA
- the LOC124493352 gene encoding ferric-chelate reductase 1, giving the protein MANFKSIILILSIITVIEEICQAWPSGAPEKTCPTLLPRHGGTPAKEANESPYMMEQSNSQYRPGDQIKVVLKSPTNIPFKGLIVQALDPETGKPIGNFSQGIGLKLIDSCSAVTHSDNRNKKAAILVWNAPRSGTAGGGGGGGGHVVFRGTVVRKYDTFFKGLISLVNPHV; this is encoded by the exons atggctaattttaaatcaataattttgattctttcCATAATTACGGTGATTGAAGAAATTTGTCAAGCATGGCCAAGTGGTGCACCGGAAAAAACTTGTCCAACATTATTACCACGACATGGTGGTACACCGGCAAAAGAAGCCAATGAATCACCATATATGATGgaacaatcaaattcacaATATAGACCTGGTGATCAGATTAAAG TTGTATTGAAATCACCGACCAATATACCATTCAAAGGACTAATCGTTCAAGCATTGGATCCGGAAACGGGCAAAC CTATTGGCAATTTTTCCCAAGGAATTGGcctaaaattgattgatagcTGTTCGGCTGTCACACATTCGGACAACAG aaataaaaaagcAGCTATTTTGGTTTGGAATGCACCACGTTCTGGTACAGcaggcggtggtggtggtggtggtggccatGTTGTATTCCGTGGTACAGTCGTACGAAAATATGATACATTTTTCAAAGGTCTTATATCGTTGGTTAATCCACATGTTTGA
- the LOC124494279 gene encoding uncharacterized protein LOC124494279 isoform X2, translated as MSIFQSNNHHHNIMAVFLTNICAFDSCGKKFASLPELIKHIEEHHIDVEAYDNAPTKPSYNNCMPVSCVLRMFSDRNDDSDQNSGMAVDSNGMNDSHHNNNNNHNYNGIHHHVRKSINSPAASLSTTPTGSELDDDAGFESDSGQSSIDSWANVDTSNTNALTKFHQIMGSNVSSPTVEQTTNVGGILQNGTTMIGNGQMATNSSKMMMNSGGGKNVDEKRLYYCNVVGCNKQYRTSNSLSHHRRSAHINKDNNKISLVMGGHNNNNGGGCQNNGPSNGHPMTPKTPTLKPMLDENNKKVYRCICGKVYKTSHGLKSHLNTHHHPDSIHQYVQNYQQQQPQDIEMTSIIHQKPDTFAEINSTTSSSSSSMTNNGGNGVHLSSIKAELLSPTITNLSSSSSSLQSNKMINIGHNTTTVHFNQNDLIPDQSCPPVSVNVEVTSEPKQTNFLSKNSSPPIISAPTLQQHLLSPVIPKVIN; from the exons atgtctatttttcaatcaaataatcatcatcataatataatgGCCGTATTCTTGACGAATATTTGTGCATTTGATTCTTGTGGTAAAAAATTTGCATCATTACCCGAATTAATAAAACATATTGAAGAACATCATATAG ATGTTGAAGCATATGATAATGCCCCGACAAAAccatcatataataattgtatGCCGGTCAGTTGTGTTTTGAG AATGTTTTCCGATAGAAACGATGATAGTGATCAAAATTCTGGGATGGCTGTCGATTCGAATGGGATGAATGATTCtcatcacaataataataataatcataattataatggcattcatcatcatgtacgaaaatcaatcaattcaccGGCTGCATCATTAAGTACAACACCGACAG GTAGtgaacttgatgatgatgctggaTTCGAAAGTGATTCAGGCCAAAGTTCAATCGATTCATGGGCAAATGTTGATACATCCAACACCAATGCTTTGACTAA atttcatcaaatcatgGGCTCAAATGTATCATCACCTACAgttgaacaaacaacaaatgttgGCGGCATTTTGCAGAATGGAACAACAATGATCGGAAATGGACAAATGGCAACAAATTcatcgaaaatgatgatgaatagtggtggtggaaaaaaTGTCGATGAAAAACGTCTTTATTATTGTAATGTAGTAGGTTGTAACAAACAATATCGTACATCGAACAGTTTAAGTCATCATCGACGATCAGCGCATATTaataaagataataataagattTCATTGGTAATGGGtggccacaacaacaacaacggtgGAGGTTGTCAAAATAATGGCCCATCAAATGGTCATCCAATGACACCGAAAACTCCTACTCTAAAACCAATGTTGGATGAAAA TAATAAGAAAGTCTACCGTTGCATTTGTGGAAAAGTTTATAAAACTAGTCATGGACTTAAAAGCCATCTGaatacacatcatcatccggaTAGTATTCATCAATATGTACAAAAttatcagcaacaacaaccacaggATATTGAAATGACATCAATCATACATCAAAAACCGGACACATTTGCAGAAATAAATtccacaacatcatcatcatcatcatcgatgacaaataatggtggtaatggtgtacatttatcatcaattaaagCTGAATTATTATCGCCAACAATTACGAatctgtcatcatcatcatcatcgctacaatcgaataaaatgatcaatattggACATAATACTACTACTGTACATTTTAaccaaaatgatttgataCCAGATCAAAGTTGTCCACCTGTGTCGGTTAATGTCGAAGTAACAAGTGAACCAAAAcagacaaattttttatccaaaaatTCAAGTCCACCAATAATATCAGCACCAACATTGCAACAACATTTACTTAGTCCAGTAATACCGAAagttattaattga
- the LOC124494279 gene encoding uncharacterized protein LOC124494279 isoform X1, whose protein sequence is MSIFQSNNHHHNIMAVFLTNICAFDSCGKKFASLPELIKHIEEHHIDVEAYDNAPTKPSYNNCMPVSCVLRMFSDRNDDSDQNSGMAVDSNGMNDSHHNNNNNHNYNGIHHHVRKSINSPAASLSTTPTEGSELDDDAGFESDSGQSSIDSWANVDTSNTNALTKFHQIMGSNVSSPTVEQTTNVGGILQNGTTMIGNGQMATNSSKMMMNSGGGKNVDEKRLYYCNVVGCNKQYRTSNSLSHHRRSAHINKDNNKISLVMGGHNNNNGGGCQNNGPSNGHPMTPKTPTLKPMLDENNKKVYRCICGKVYKTSHGLKSHLNTHHHPDSIHQYVQNYQQQQPQDIEMTSIIHQKPDTFAEINSTTSSSSSSMTNNGGNGVHLSSIKAELLSPTITNLSSSSSSLQSNKMINIGHNTTTVHFNQNDLIPDQSCPPVSVNVEVTSEPKQTNFLSKNSSPPIISAPTLQQHLLSPVIPKVIN, encoded by the exons atgtctatttttcaatcaaataatcatcatcataatataatgGCCGTATTCTTGACGAATATTTGTGCATTTGATTCTTGTGGTAAAAAATTTGCATCATTACCCGAATTAATAAAACATATTGAAGAACATCATATAG ATGTTGAAGCATATGATAATGCCCCGACAAAAccatcatataataattgtatGCCGGTCAGTTGTGTTTTGAG AATGTTTTCCGATAGAAACGATGATAGTGATCAAAATTCTGGGATGGCTGTCGATTCGAATGGGATGAATGATTCtcatcacaataataataataatcataattataatggcattcatcatcatgtacgaaaatcaatcaattcaccGGCTGCATCATTAAGTACAACACCGACAG AAGGTAGtgaacttgatgatgatgctggaTTCGAAAGTGATTCAGGCCAAAGTTCAATCGATTCATGGGCAAATGTTGATACATCCAACACCAATGCTTTGACTAA atttcatcaaatcatgGGCTCAAATGTATCATCACCTACAgttgaacaaacaacaaatgttgGCGGCATTTTGCAGAATGGAACAACAATGATCGGAAATGGACAAATGGCAACAAATTcatcgaaaatgatgatgaatagtggtggtggaaaaaaTGTCGATGAAAAACGTCTTTATTATTGTAATGTAGTAGGTTGTAACAAACAATATCGTACATCGAACAGTTTAAGTCATCATCGACGATCAGCGCATATTaataaagataataataagattTCATTGGTAATGGGtggccacaacaacaacaacggtgGAGGTTGTCAAAATAATGGCCCATCAAATGGTCATCCAATGACACCGAAAACTCCTACTCTAAAACCAATGTTGGATGAAAA TAATAAGAAAGTCTACCGTTGCATTTGTGGAAAAGTTTATAAAACTAGTCATGGACTTAAAAGCCATCTGaatacacatcatcatccggaTAGTATTCATCAATATGTACAAAAttatcagcaacaacaaccacaggATATTGAAATGACATCAATCATACATCAAAAACCGGACACATTTGCAGAAATAAATtccacaacatcatcatcatcatcatcgatgacaaataatggtggtaatggtgtacatttatcatcaattaaagCTGAATTATTATCGCCAACAATTACGAatctgtcatcatcatcatcatcgctacaatcgaataaaatgatcaatattggACATAATACTACTACTGTACATTTTAaccaaaatgatttgataCCAGATCAAAGTTGTCCACCTGTGTCGGTTAATGTCGAAGTAACAAGTGAACCAAAAcagacaaattttttatccaaaaatTCAAGTCCACCAATAATATCAGCACCAACATTGCAACAACATTTACTTAGTCCAGTAATACCGAAagttattaattga
- the Tsp97E gene encoding tetraspanin 97E, producing the protein MCGGFTCTKNALKALNLLYIVVSFILIAVATYGKTIVQITDISIIEAIFACGVFLFMLSMLGLVGTAKHNQVMLFFYMVILFILFVAQFSIACACLAFNTNEQRELAGKEWQSSTVENHQQLQRIFDCCGFQSGDPKNSEHCPEVRCCQTNDCQQCSDCEMKIQQAIGDVLQVAGWTSMFFSFTEFIGVWLTIRYRNQKNPRADPNVFL; encoded by the exons atgtgcGGCGGATTTACCTGTACAAAGAATGCTCTTAAAGCACTCAATTTACTTTATATT GTTGTATCGTTCATATTGATTGCCGTTGCAACCTATGGTAAAACAATTGTCCAGATTACGgatatttcaatcattgaagCTATTTTTGCTTGTGGTGTATTTCTATTCATGTTATCGATGTTAGGACTTGTTGGTACGGCTAAACATAATCAGGTTATGCTATTTTTT TATATGgtgattttattcatattattTGTGGCACAATTCAGTATAGCATGTGCATGTTTAGCATTCAATACGAATGAACAACGTGAATTAGCTGGAAAAGAATGGCAATCATCAACAGtggaaaatcatcaacaattacaacgtatatttgattgttgtggATTTCAATCGGGTGATCCAAAAAATTCTGAACATTGTCCTGAGGTACGTTGCtgtcaaacaaatgattgtCAACAATGTTCAgattgtgaaatgaaaatacaaCAAGCAATTGGTGATGTATTACAAGTTGCCGGCTGGACCAGTATGTTTTTCAGTTTTACCGAATTCATTGGTGTTTGGTTAACCATACGATAtcgtaatcaaaaaaatccacGTGCCGatccaaatgtttttctttga